In Excalfactoria chinensis isolate bCotChi1 chromosome 5, bCotChi1.hap2, whole genome shotgun sequence, a single genomic region encodes these proteins:
- the DGKZ gene encoding diacylglycerol kinase zeta isoform X2 produces MAEGPSWRELTTSSRDNEGARGASGIIPGTMDVESAGREQSLGLRGAEPVWDKVRGATAAVEVEEQFLHLAIRKQVSYRKAIAKSSLQHMVAQPNPALALRNESERQIRSTVDWTETAVYGEHIWFETNVSGDFCYVGEQNCMAKLLQKPLSRRKCAACKIIVHTPCIEQLEKINFRCKPSFRESGSRNVREPIVVRHHWVHRRRQEGKCRQCGKGFQQKFAFHSKEIVAISCSWCKQAYHSKVSCFMLQHIEEPCSLGAHAAVVVPPTWILRVRRPQNPMKSSKKKKRTSFKRKSSKKGAEEGRWKPFVIKPMPAPLMKPLLVFVNPKSGGNQGAKIIQSFMWYLNPRQVFDLSQGGPKEALELYRKVHNLRILACGGDGTVGWILSILDQLRLNPPPPVAILPLGTGNDLARTLNWGGGYTDEPLSKILSHVEDGNIVQLDRWNLHVEANPEANPEEKDEAATDKLPLDVFNNYFSLGFDARVTLEFHESREANPEKFNSRFRNKMFYAGTAFSDFLTGSSKDLAKHVKLVCDGTDLTPKIQDLKPQCLVFLNIPRYCAGTMPWGNPGEHHDFEPQRHDDGCIEVIGFTMTSLAALQVGGHGERLCQCRQVVLTTSKAIPMQVDGEPCKLAASCIHISLRNQANMVQKTKRRNSMPLLNDQQPVPERLRIRVSRISMRDYEALHYDKEKLKEASVPLGIIVVPGDSDLELCRTQIERLQEEGDGTKPKTLSSQKLSPKWCFLDSTTADRFYRIDRAQEHLNYVTEISQDELYVLDPELVITQTVGTSPAMPDLVDSSATPPGHHFAFPSSSSSPPCSPAPGADAELCLPHKDDLIEAAKTGNFSKFQELHRAGRDLMVRDSSGRTVLHHAVLSGSKDIVKYIIENAPSEILDATEEENGETSLHQAAALRHRTICHYIVEAGASLMKTDLQGDTPKHRAEKANDPDLAAYLENRQHYQMIQREDQETAV; encoded by the exons GAAAGCTATTGCCAAGTCCAGCCTCCAGCACATGGTAGCCCAGCCAAACCCCGCACTAGCCCTGAGGAACGAGTCAGAGAGGCAGATACGCAGCACTGTGGACTGGACC GAGACTGCAGTCTATGGGGAGCACATCTGGTTTGAGACCAATGTCTCTGGGGATTTCTGCTATGTTGGGGAGCAGAACTGCATGGCCAAGCTGCTG CAAAAACCTCTCTCCAGGCGTAAGTGTGCAGCATGCAAGATCATAGTGCATACACCCTGCATAGAACAGCTGGAGAAA ATAAATTTCCGCTGCAAACCTTCCTTCAGGGAGTCAGGATCTCGGAATGTACGGGAG CCCATAGTTGTCCGGCATCACTGGGTGCATCGGAGGCGACAGGAAGGGAAATGCCGGCAGTGTGGCAAG GGTTTCCAGCAGAAGTTTGCCTTCCACAGTAAGGAGATTGTAGCCATCAGCTGTTCTTGGTGCAAGCAAGCG TATCACAGCAAAGTGTCATGTTTCATGCTGCAACACATCGAAGAGCCCTGCTCACTAGGGGCTCATGCTGCTGTCGTTGTTCCTCCCACATGGATTTTGCGGGTCCGACGGCCCCAG aatcCAATGAAATccagtaagaaaaagaagaggacaTCATTCAAGCGAAAATCCAGCAAAAAGGGTGCTGAG GAAGGGAGATGGAAACCTTTTGTCATCAAACCCATGCCAGCTCCTCTCATGAAGCCCTTGCTGGTGTTTGTGAACCCCAAGAGTGGTGGGAATCAG GGAgccaagatcatccagtccttCATGTGGTATCTCAACCCACGGCAAGTTTTTGACCTCAGCCAGGGCGGTCCCAAGGAGGC GCTGGAGTTGTACCGCAAGGTCCACAACCTACGGATCCTGGCATGTGGGGGAGATGGCACA GTGGGCTGGATACTCTCCATTCTAGACCAGCTGCGCCTCAACCCACCTCCTCCTGTGGCCATCCTGCCACTGGGGACAGGCAATGACTTGGCCAGGACACTGAACTGGGGTGGG GGTTACACAGATGAGCCTCTGTCCAAGATCTTGTCACATGTGGAAGATGGGAACATTGTGCAGCTTGATCGCTGGAACCTCCATGTGGAAGCAAACCCTGAAGCAAACCCTGAGGAAAAGGATGAGGCAGCTACTGACAAG CTTCCCTTGGATGTCTTTAATAACTACTTTAGCCTTGGTTTTGACGCACGGGTGACACTGGAATTTCATGAATCCAGAG AGGCCAATCCAGAGAAGTTCAACAGTCGGTTTCGGAATAAAATGTTCTATGCTGGG ACGGCCTTCTCCGACTTCCTCACAGGGAGCTCCAAAGATTTAGCGAAGCACGTCAAGTTGGTT TGTGATGGCACGGACCTGACTCCCAAGATCCAGGACCTGAAGCCCCAGTGTTTGGTCTTCCTGAACATCCCCAG ATACTGTGCAGGCACAATGCCCTGGGGCAACCCTGGAGAGCACCATGACTTTGagccgcagcgccatgatgaTGGCTGCATTGAAGTCATTGGCTTCACCATGACATCCCTG GCTGCTTTGCAGGTGGGTGGCCATGGAGAGAGGCTGTGCCAGTGCCGGCAGGTGGTTCTCACCACGTCAAAGGCCATCCCCATGCAGGTAGATGGGGAGCCCTGCAAGCTGGCAGCTTCCTGCATCCACATCTCCCTGCGCAACCAAGCCAACATGGTGCAGAAGACCAAGCGGCGCAATTCCATGCCTCTGCTCAACGA ccagcagccagtgCCTGAGCGGCTGCGAATCCGAGTGAGCCGAATCAGCATGCGAGACTACGAGGCACTGCACTACGAcaaggaaaagctgaaggaagccT CTGTGCCGCTGGGGATCATCGTGGTTCCAGGTGACAGTGACCTGGAGTTGTGCCGGACTCAAAttgagaggctgcaggag GAAGGAGATGGAACCAAACCGAAGACACTGTCATCTCAGAAGCTGTCGCCAAAATGGTGCTTCCTGGACT CAACCACAGCAGATCGATTCTACAGGATAGATCGCGCTCAG GAGCACCTCAACTATGTGACAGAGATCTCTCAGGATGAGCTCTACGTGCTGGACCCAGAGCTGGTGATCACCCAGACCGTAGGCACATCTCCTGCCATGCCCGATCTTGTTGACTCATCTGCCACACCTCCTGGGCAccattttgctttcccttcctcttcctcctctccaccCTGCTCTCCTGCCCCCGG tgctgatgctgagctctgcctccCGCACAAAG ATGACCTGATAGAAGCTGCGAAGACTGGTAACTTCAGCAAG TTCCAAGAGCTGCAccgggctggaagggacctgatGGTGCGAGACTCCTCTGGCCGAACTGTCCTCCACCACGCCGTCTTATCAGGAAGCAAGGACATCGTCAAATACATCATTGAGAATG ccccTTCAGAAATCCTCGATgccacagaggaagaaaa CGGCGAAACCAGCTTGcaccaggctgcagctctgcgcCACCGCACTATCTGCCACTACATCGTGGAGGCTGGGGCATCACTCATGAAGACTGACCTGCAG GGAGACACCCCTAAGCACAGGGCCGAGAAGGCCAACGACCCCGACCTGGCTGCCTACCTCGAGAACCGACAGCACTACCAGATGATCCAGCGGGAGGACCAGGAGACAGCTGTGTAG
- the DGKZ gene encoding diacylglycerol kinase zeta isoform X1, translating to MAEGPSWRELTTSSRDNEGARGASGIIPGTMDVESAGREQSLGLRGAEPVWDKVRGATAAVEVEEQFLHLAIRKQVSYRKAIAKSSLQHMVAQPNPALALRNESERQIRSTVDWTETAVYGEHIWFETNVSGDFCYVGEQNCMAKLLQKPLSRRKCAACKIIVHTPCIEQLEKINFRCKPSFRESGSRNVREPIVVRHHWVHRRRQEGKCRQCGKGFQQKFAFHSKEIVAISCSWCKQAYHSKVSCFMLQHIEEPCSLGAHAAVVVPPTWILRVRRPQNPMKSSKKKKRTSFKRKSSKKGAEEGRWKPFVIKPMPAPLMKPLLVFVNPKSGGNQGAKIIQSFMWYLNPRQVFDLSQGGPKEALELYRKVHNLRILACGGDGTVGWILSILDQLRLNPPPPVAILPLGTGNDLARTLNWGGGYTDEPLSKILSHVEDGNIVQLDRWNLHVEANPEANPEEKDEAATDKLPLDVFNNYFSLGFDARVTLEFHESREANPEKFNSRFRNKMFYAGTAFSDFLTGSSKDLAKHVKLVCDGTDLTPKIQDLKPQCLVFLNIPRYCAGTMPWGNPGEHHDFEPQRHDDGCIEVIGFTMTSLAALQVGGHGERLCQCRQVVLTTSKAIPMQVDGEPCKLAASCIHISLRNQANMVQKTKRRNSMPLLNDQQPVPERLRIRVSRISMRDYEALHYDKEKLKEASVPLGIIVVPGDSDLELCRTQIERLQEDFSPQPSALQRLLFQEGDGTKPKTLSSQKLSPKWCFLDSTTADRFYRIDRAQEHLNYVTEISQDELYVLDPELVITQTVGTSPAMPDLVDSSATPPGHHFAFPSSSSSPPCSPAPGADAELCLPHKDDLIEAAKTGNFSKFQELHRAGRDLMVRDSSGRTVLHHAVLSGSKDIVKYIIENAPSEILDATEEENGETSLHQAAALRHRTICHYIVEAGASLMKTDLQGDTPKHRAEKANDPDLAAYLENRQHYQMIQREDQETAV from the exons GAAAGCTATTGCCAAGTCCAGCCTCCAGCACATGGTAGCCCAGCCAAACCCCGCACTAGCCCTGAGGAACGAGTCAGAGAGGCAGATACGCAGCACTGTGGACTGGACC GAGACTGCAGTCTATGGGGAGCACATCTGGTTTGAGACCAATGTCTCTGGGGATTTCTGCTATGTTGGGGAGCAGAACTGCATGGCCAAGCTGCTG CAAAAACCTCTCTCCAGGCGTAAGTGTGCAGCATGCAAGATCATAGTGCATACACCCTGCATAGAACAGCTGGAGAAA ATAAATTTCCGCTGCAAACCTTCCTTCAGGGAGTCAGGATCTCGGAATGTACGGGAG CCCATAGTTGTCCGGCATCACTGGGTGCATCGGAGGCGACAGGAAGGGAAATGCCGGCAGTGTGGCAAG GGTTTCCAGCAGAAGTTTGCCTTCCACAGTAAGGAGATTGTAGCCATCAGCTGTTCTTGGTGCAAGCAAGCG TATCACAGCAAAGTGTCATGTTTCATGCTGCAACACATCGAAGAGCCCTGCTCACTAGGGGCTCATGCTGCTGTCGTTGTTCCTCCCACATGGATTTTGCGGGTCCGACGGCCCCAG aatcCAATGAAATccagtaagaaaaagaagaggacaTCATTCAAGCGAAAATCCAGCAAAAAGGGTGCTGAG GAAGGGAGATGGAAACCTTTTGTCATCAAACCCATGCCAGCTCCTCTCATGAAGCCCTTGCTGGTGTTTGTGAACCCCAAGAGTGGTGGGAATCAG GGAgccaagatcatccagtccttCATGTGGTATCTCAACCCACGGCAAGTTTTTGACCTCAGCCAGGGCGGTCCCAAGGAGGC GCTGGAGTTGTACCGCAAGGTCCACAACCTACGGATCCTGGCATGTGGGGGAGATGGCACA GTGGGCTGGATACTCTCCATTCTAGACCAGCTGCGCCTCAACCCACCTCCTCCTGTGGCCATCCTGCCACTGGGGACAGGCAATGACTTGGCCAGGACACTGAACTGGGGTGGG GGTTACACAGATGAGCCTCTGTCCAAGATCTTGTCACATGTGGAAGATGGGAACATTGTGCAGCTTGATCGCTGGAACCTCCATGTGGAAGCAAACCCTGAAGCAAACCCTGAGGAAAAGGATGAGGCAGCTACTGACAAG CTTCCCTTGGATGTCTTTAATAACTACTTTAGCCTTGGTTTTGACGCACGGGTGACACTGGAATTTCATGAATCCAGAG AGGCCAATCCAGAGAAGTTCAACAGTCGGTTTCGGAATAAAATGTTCTATGCTGGG ACGGCCTTCTCCGACTTCCTCACAGGGAGCTCCAAAGATTTAGCGAAGCACGTCAAGTTGGTT TGTGATGGCACGGACCTGACTCCCAAGATCCAGGACCTGAAGCCCCAGTGTTTGGTCTTCCTGAACATCCCCAG ATACTGTGCAGGCACAATGCCCTGGGGCAACCCTGGAGAGCACCATGACTTTGagccgcagcgccatgatgaTGGCTGCATTGAAGTCATTGGCTTCACCATGACATCCCTG GCTGCTTTGCAGGTGGGTGGCCATGGAGAGAGGCTGTGCCAGTGCCGGCAGGTGGTTCTCACCACGTCAAAGGCCATCCCCATGCAGGTAGATGGGGAGCCCTGCAAGCTGGCAGCTTCCTGCATCCACATCTCCCTGCGCAACCAAGCCAACATGGTGCAGAAGACCAAGCGGCGCAATTCCATGCCTCTGCTCAACGA ccagcagccagtgCCTGAGCGGCTGCGAATCCGAGTGAGCCGAATCAGCATGCGAGACTACGAGGCACTGCACTACGAcaaggaaaagctgaaggaagccT CTGTGCCGCTGGGGATCATCGTGGTTCCAGGTGACAGTGACCTGGAGTTGTGCCGGACTCAAAttgagaggctgcaggag GATTTCTCTCCACAGCCCTCTGCTTTGCAGCGCCTGCTCTTTCAG GAAGGAGATGGAACCAAACCGAAGACACTGTCATCTCAGAAGCTGTCGCCAAAATGGTGCTTCCTGGACT CAACCACAGCAGATCGATTCTACAGGATAGATCGCGCTCAG GAGCACCTCAACTATGTGACAGAGATCTCTCAGGATGAGCTCTACGTGCTGGACCCAGAGCTGGTGATCACCCAGACCGTAGGCACATCTCCTGCCATGCCCGATCTTGTTGACTCATCTGCCACACCTCCTGGGCAccattttgctttcccttcctcttcctcctctccaccCTGCTCTCCTGCCCCCGG tgctgatgctgagctctgcctccCGCACAAAG ATGACCTGATAGAAGCTGCGAAGACTGGTAACTTCAGCAAG TTCCAAGAGCTGCAccgggctggaagggacctgatGGTGCGAGACTCCTCTGGCCGAACTGTCCTCCACCACGCCGTCTTATCAGGAAGCAAGGACATCGTCAAATACATCATTGAGAATG ccccTTCAGAAATCCTCGATgccacagaggaagaaaa CGGCGAAACCAGCTTGcaccaggctgcagctctgcgcCACCGCACTATCTGCCACTACATCGTGGAGGCTGGGGCATCACTCATGAAGACTGACCTGCAG GGAGACACCCCTAAGCACAGGGCCGAGAAGGCCAACGACCCCGACCTGGCTGCCTACCTCGAGAACCGACAGCACTACCAGATGATCCAGCGGGAGGACCAGGAGACAGCTGTGTAG
- the DGKZ gene encoding diacylglycerol kinase zeta isoform X5 — translation MWRHRSWDVPQSPAGTAVMRKAIAKSSLQHMVAQPNPALALRNESERQIRSTVDWTETAVYGEHIWFETNVSGDFCYVGEQNCMAKLLQKPLSRRKCAACKIIVHTPCIEQLEKINFRCKPSFRESGSRNVREPIVVRHHWVHRRRQEGKCRQCGKGFQQKFAFHSKEIVAISCSWCKQAYHSKVSCFMLQHIEEPCSLGAHAAVVVPPTWILRVRRPQNPMKSSKKKKRTSFKRKSSKKGAEEGRWKPFVIKPMPAPLMKPLLVFVNPKSGGNQGAKIIQSFMWYLNPRQVFDLSQGGPKEALELYRKVHNLRILACGGDGTVGWILSILDQLRLNPPPPVAILPLGTGNDLARTLNWGGGYTDEPLSKILSHVEDGNIVQLDRWNLHVEANPEANPEEKDEAATDKLPLDVFNNYFSLGFDARVTLEFHESREANPEKFNSRFRNKMFYAGTAFSDFLTGSSKDLAKHVKLVCDGTDLTPKIQDLKPQCLVFLNIPRYCAGTMPWGNPGEHHDFEPQRHDDGCIEVIGFTMTSLAALQVGGHGERLCQCRQVVLTTSKAIPMQVDGEPCKLAASCIHISLRNQANMVQKTKRRNSMPLLNDQQPVPERLRIRVSRISMRDYEALHYDKEKLKEASVPLGIIVVPGDSDLELCRTQIERLQEDFSPQPSALQRLLFQEGDGTKPKTLSSQKLSPKWCFLDSTTADRFYRIDRAQEHLNYVTEISQDELYVLDPELVITQTVGTSPAMPDLVDSSATPPGHHFAFPSSSSSPPCSPAPGADAELCLPHKDDLIEAAKTGNFSKFQELHRAGRDLMVRDSSGRTVLHHAVLSGSKDIVKYIIENAPSEILDATEEENGETSLHQAAALRHRTICHYIVEAGASLMKTDLQGDTPKHRAEKANDPDLAAYLENRQHYQMIQREDQETAV, via the exons GAAAGCTATTGCCAAGTCCAGCCTCCAGCACATGGTAGCCCAGCCAAACCCCGCACTAGCCCTGAGGAACGAGTCAGAGAGGCAGATACGCAGCACTGTGGACTGGACC GAGACTGCAGTCTATGGGGAGCACATCTGGTTTGAGACCAATGTCTCTGGGGATTTCTGCTATGTTGGGGAGCAGAACTGCATGGCCAAGCTGCTG CAAAAACCTCTCTCCAGGCGTAAGTGTGCAGCATGCAAGATCATAGTGCATACACCCTGCATAGAACAGCTGGAGAAA ATAAATTTCCGCTGCAAACCTTCCTTCAGGGAGTCAGGATCTCGGAATGTACGGGAG CCCATAGTTGTCCGGCATCACTGGGTGCATCGGAGGCGACAGGAAGGGAAATGCCGGCAGTGTGGCAAG GGTTTCCAGCAGAAGTTTGCCTTCCACAGTAAGGAGATTGTAGCCATCAGCTGTTCTTGGTGCAAGCAAGCG TATCACAGCAAAGTGTCATGTTTCATGCTGCAACACATCGAAGAGCCCTGCTCACTAGGGGCTCATGCTGCTGTCGTTGTTCCTCCCACATGGATTTTGCGGGTCCGACGGCCCCAG aatcCAATGAAATccagtaagaaaaagaagaggacaTCATTCAAGCGAAAATCCAGCAAAAAGGGTGCTGAG GAAGGGAGATGGAAACCTTTTGTCATCAAACCCATGCCAGCTCCTCTCATGAAGCCCTTGCTGGTGTTTGTGAACCCCAAGAGTGGTGGGAATCAG GGAgccaagatcatccagtccttCATGTGGTATCTCAACCCACGGCAAGTTTTTGACCTCAGCCAGGGCGGTCCCAAGGAGGC GCTGGAGTTGTACCGCAAGGTCCACAACCTACGGATCCTGGCATGTGGGGGAGATGGCACA GTGGGCTGGATACTCTCCATTCTAGACCAGCTGCGCCTCAACCCACCTCCTCCTGTGGCCATCCTGCCACTGGGGACAGGCAATGACTTGGCCAGGACACTGAACTGGGGTGGG GGTTACACAGATGAGCCTCTGTCCAAGATCTTGTCACATGTGGAAGATGGGAACATTGTGCAGCTTGATCGCTGGAACCTCCATGTGGAAGCAAACCCTGAAGCAAACCCTGAGGAAAAGGATGAGGCAGCTACTGACAAG CTTCCCTTGGATGTCTTTAATAACTACTTTAGCCTTGGTTTTGACGCACGGGTGACACTGGAATTTCATGAATCCAGAG AGGCCAATCCAGAGAAGTTCAACAGTCGGTTTCGGAATAAAATGTTCTATGCTGGG ACGGCCTTCTCCGACTTCCTCACAGGGAGCTCCAAAGATTTAGCGAAGCACGTCAAGTTGGTT TGTGATGGCACGGACCTGACTCCCAAGATCCAGGACCTGAAGCCCCAGTGTTTGGTCTTCCTGAACATCCCCAG ATACTGTGCAGGCACAATGCCCTGGGGCAACCCTGGAGAGCACCATGACTTTGagccgcagcgccatgatgaTGGCTGCATTGAAGTCATTGGCTTCACCATGACATCCCTG GCTGCTTTGCAGGTGGGTGGCCATGGAGAGAGGCTGTGCCAGTGCCGGCAGGTGGTTCTCACCACGTCAAAGGCCATCCCCATGCAGGTAGATGGGGAGCCCTGCAAGCTGGCAGCTTCCTGCATCCACATCTCCCTGCGCAACCAAGCCAACATGGTGCAGAAGACCAAGCGGCGCAATTCCATGCCTCTGCTCAACGA ccagcagccagtgCCTGAGCGGCTGCGAATCCGAGTGAGCCGAATCAGCATGCGAGACTACGAGGCACTGCACTACGAcaaggaaaagctgaaggaagccT CTGTGCCGCTGGGGATCATCGTGGTTCCAGGTGACAGTGACCTGGAGTTGTGCCGGACTCAAAttgagaggctgcaggag GATTTCTCTCCACAGCCCTCTGCTTTGCAGCGCCTGCTCTTTCAG GAAGGAGATGGAACCAAACCGAAGACACTGTCATCTCAGAAGCTGTCGCCAAAATGGTGCTTCCTGGACT CAACCACAGCAGATCGATTCTACAGGATAGATCGCGCTCAG GAGCACCTCAACTATGTGACAGAGATCTCTCAGGATGAGCTCTACGTGCTGGACCCAGAGCTGGTGATCACCCAGACCGTAGGCACATCTCCTGCCATGCCCGATCTTGTTGACTCATCTGCCACACCTCCTGGGCAccattttgctttcccttcctcttcctcctctccaccCTGCTCTCCTGCCCCCGG tgctgatgctgagctctgcctccCGCACAAAG ATGACCTGATAGAAGCTGCGAAGACTGGTAACTTCAGCAAG TTCCAAGAGCTGCAccgggctggaagggacctgatGGTGCGAGACTCCTCTGGCCGAACTGTCCTCCACCACGCCGTCTTATCAGGAAGCAAGGACATCGTCAAATACATCATTGAGAATG ccccTTCAGAAATCCTCGATgccacagaggaagaaaa CGGCGAAACCAGCTTGcaccaggctgcagctctgcgcCACCGCACTATCTGCCACTACATCGTGGAGGCTGGGGCATCACTCATGAAGACTGACCTGCAG GGAGACACCCCTAAGCACAGGGCCGAGAAGGCCAACGACCCCGACCTGGCTGCCTACCTCGAGAACCGACAGCACTACCAGATGATCCAGCGGGAGGACCAGGAGACAGCTGTGTAG
- the DGKZ gene encoding diacylglycerol kinase zeta isoform X4 — translation MEAAEPPPPGGSPSSSSSSSSSSAAAGAVSGPSGGADPERGPPPGRRHSNKRFTGLRLFGRRKAIAKSSLQHMVAQPNPALALRNESERQIRSTVDWTETAVYGEHIWFETNVSGDFCYVGEQNCMAKLLQKPLSRRKCAACKIIVHTPCIEQLEKINFRCKPSFRESGSRNVREPIVVRHHWVHRRRQEGKCRQCGKGFQQKFAFHSKEIVAISCSWCKQAYHSKVSCFMLQHIEEPCSLGAHAAVVVPPTWILRVRRPQNPMKSSKKKKRTSFKRKSSKKGAEEGRWKPFVIKPMPAPLMKPLLVFVNPKSGGNQGAKIIQSFMWYLNPRQVFDLSQGGPKEALELYRKVHNLRILACGGDGTVGWILSILDQLRLNPPPPVAILPLGTGNDLARTLNWGGGYTDEPLSKILSHVEDGNIVQLDRWNLHVEANPEANPEEKDEAATDKLPLDVFNNYFSLGFDARVTLEFHESREANPEKFNSRFRNKMFYAGTAFSDFLTGSSKDLAKHVKLVCDGTDLTPKIQDLKPQCLVFLNIPRYCAGTMPWGNPGEHHDFEPQRHDDGCIEVIGFTMTSLAALQVGGHGERLCQCRQVVLTTSKAIPMQVDGEPCKLAASCIHISLRNQANMVQKTKRRNSMPLLNDQQPVPERLRIRVSRISMRDYEALHYDKEKLKEASVPLGIIVVPGDSDLELCRTQIERLQEEGDGTKPKTLSSQKLSPKWCFLDSTTADRFYRIDRAQEHLNYVTEISQDELYVLDPELVITQTVGTSPAMPDLVDSSATPPGHHFAFPSSSSSPPCSPAPGADAELCLPHKDDLIEAAKTGNFSKFQELHRAGRDLMVRDSSGRTVLHHAVLSGSKDIVKYIIENAPSEILDATEEENGETSLHQAAALRHRTICHYIVEAGASLMKTDLQGDTPKHRAEKANDPDLAAYLENRQHYQMIQREDQETAV, via the exons GAAAGCTATTGCCAAGTCCAGCCTCCAGCACATGGTAGCCCAGCCAAACCCCGCACTAGCCCTGAGGAACGAGTCAGAGAGGCAGATACGCAGCACTGTGGACTGGACC GAGACTGCAGTCTATGGGGAGCACATCTGGTTTGAGACCAATGTCTCTGGGGATTTCTGCTATGTTGGGGAGCAGAACTGCATGGCCAAGCTGCTG CAAAAACCTCTCTCCAGGCGTAAGTGTGCAGCATGCAAGATCATAGTGCATACACCCTGCATAGAACAGCTGGAGAAA ATAAATTTCCGCTGCAAACCTTCCTTCAGGGAGTCAGGATCTCGGAATGTACGGGAG CCCATAGTTGTCCGGCATCACTGGGTGCATCGGAGGCGACAGGAAGGGAAATGCCGGCAGTGTGGCAAG GGTTTCCAGCAGAAGTTTGCCTTCCACAGTAAGGAGATTGTAGCCATCAGCTGTTCTTGGTGCAAGCAAGCG TATCACAGCAAAGTGTCATGTTTCATGCTGCAACACATCGAAGAGCCCTGCTCACTAGGGGCTCATGCTGCTGTCGTTGTTCCTCCCACATGGATTTTGCGGGTCCGACGGCCCCAG aatcCAATGAAATccagtaagaaaaagaagaggacaTCATTCAAGCGAAAATCCAGCAAAAAGGGTGCTGAG GAAGGGAGATGGAAACCTTTTGTCATCAAACCCATGCCAGCTCCTCTCATGAAGCCCTTGCTGGTGTTTGTGAACCCCAAGAGTGGTGGGAATCAG GGAgccaagatcatccagtccttCATGTGGTATCTCAACCCACGGCAAGTTTTTGACCTCAGCCAGGGCGGTCCCAAGGAGGC GCTGGAGTTGTACCGCAAGGTCCACAACCTACGGATCCTGGCATGTGGGGGAGATGGCACA GTGGGCTGGATACTCTCCATTCTAGACCAGCTGCGCCTCAACCCACCTCCTCCTGTGGCCATCCTGCCACTGGGGACAGGCAATGACTTGGCCAGGACACTGAACTGGGGTGGG GGTTACACAGATGAGCCTCTGTCCAAGATCTTGTCACATGTGGAAGATGGGAACATTGTGCAGCTTGATCGCTGGAACCTCCATGTGGAAGCAAACCCTGAAGCAAACCCTGAGGAAAAGGATGAGGCAGCTACTGACAAG CTTCCCTTGGATGTCTTTAATAACTACTTTAGCCTTGGTTTTGACGCACGGGTGACACTGGAATTTCATGAATCCAGAG AGGCCAATCCAGAGAAGTTCAACAGTCGGTTTCGGAATAAAATGTTCTATGCTGGG ACGGCCTTCTCCGACTTCCTCACAGGGAGCTCCAAAGATTTAGCGAAGCACGTCAAGTTGGTT TGTGATGGCACGGACCTGACTCCCAAGATCCAGGACCTGAAGCCCCAGTGTTTGGTCTTCCTGAACATCCCCAG ATACTGTGCAGGCACAATGCCCTGGGGCAACCCTGGAGAGCACCATGACTTTGagccgcagcgccatgatgaTGGCTGCATTGAAGTCATTGGCTTCACCATGACATCCCTG GCTGCTTTGCAGGTGGGTGGCCATGGAGAGAGGCTGTGCCAGTGCCGGCAGGTGGTTCTCACCACGTCAAAGGCCATCCCCATGCAGGTAGATGGGGAGCCCTGCAAGCTGGCAGCTTCCTGCATCCACATCTCCCTGCGCAACCAAGCCAACATGGTGCAGAAGACCAAGCGGCGCAATTCCATGCCTCTGCTCAACGA ccagcagccagtgCCTGAGCGGCTGCGAATCCGAGTGAGCCGAATCAGCATGCGAGACTACGAGGCACTGCACTACGAcaaggaaaagctgaaggaagccT CTGTGCCGCTGGGGATCATCGTGGTTCCAGGTGACAGTGACCTGGAGTTGTGCCGGACTCAAAttgagaggctgcaggag GAAGGAGATGGAACCAAACCGAAGACACTGTCATCTCAGAAGCTGTCGCCAAAATGGTGCTTCCTGGACT CAACCACAGCAGATCGATTCTACAGGATAGATCGCGCTCAG GAGCACCTCAACTATGTGACAGAGATCTCTCAGGATGAGCTCTACGTGCTGGACCCAGAGCTGGTGATCACCCAGACCGTAGGCACATCTCCTGCCATGCCCGATCTTGTTGACTCATCTGCCACACCTCCTGGGCAccattttgctttcccttcctcttcctcctctccaccCTGCTCTCCTGCCCCCGG tgctgatgctgagctctgcctccCGCACAAAG ATGACCTGATAGAAGCTGCGAAGACTGGTAACTTCAGCAAG TTCCAAGAGCTGCAccgggctggaagggacctgatGGTGCGAGACTCCTCTGGCCGAACTGTCCTCCACCACGCCGTCTTATCAGGAAGCAAGGACATCGTCAAATACATCATTGAGAATG ccccTTCAGAAATCCTCGATgccacagaggaagaaaa CGGCGAAACCAGCTTGcaccaggctgcagctctgcgcCACCGCACTATCTGCCACTACATCGTGGAGGCTGGGGCATCACTCATGAAGACTGACCTGCAG GGAGACACCCCTAAGCACAGGGCCGAGAAGGCCAACGACCCCGACCTGGCTGCCTACCTCGAGAACCGACAGCACTACCAGATGATCCAGCGGGAGGACCAGGAGACAGCTGTGTAG